Proteins from a genomic interval of Pseudomonas sp. RC10:
- a CDS encoding OmpA family protein, with translation MSANKSLAFALCLAVTGCAQTPQDSSASNDHWWSFGSSKGSDAAPVKPAPSPAIAEVAKTEAESGSHWYWPFGSDHGKTDKQPALAATQPAAKPDVAKADDGGKWWWPFGTSEAKKDAAPAIPKVDPKVTQAWLDQYEPKVREAIKDSKFQFERREDVLVVTAPVDSTFNPDRPEMLLPINLGPITRMAKVVEGDQKTAILVLGHSDVASDTNLKISQQRAQSVAAIFRLSGLERNRLNLRGMGAVMPRAADDSAAGRALNRRVEIIMTPQDTMVALMAKYNLPPSPTLVAVQQQAKPAVAPAPAAAAPAKSATPAKKATAAKAPAAKKAPVKKAAPAKAKPAPAKAAAKKPAADAQASAN, from the coding sequence ATGTCTGCCAATAAAAGTCTCGCATTTGCCTTGTGCCTCGCCGTTACCGGCTGCGCACAAACCCCTCAGGATTCATCGGCCAGCAACGATCACTGGTGGTCGTTCGGCTCCAGCAAAGGCTCAGACGCCGCACCTGTTAAGCCAGCACCCAGCCCGGCGATCGCTGAAGTGGCCAAAACCGAAGCCGAGAGTGGCTCGCATTGGTACTGGCCGTTCGGCTCCGACCACGGCAAGACCGACAAGCAGCCTGCACTGGCAGCCACTCAGCCTGCCGCCAAGCCGGACGTCGCGAAAGCTGACGATGGTGGCAAGTGGTGGTGGCCGTTCGGCACCAGCGAAGCGAAGAAAGACGCAGCGCCTGCCATTCCCAAGGTTGACCCGAAAGTCACCCAAGCCTGGCTTGACCAATACGAGCCAAAAGTTCGTGAAGCGATCAAGGACAGCAAATTCCAGTTCGAGCGCCGTGAAGACGTGCTGGTCGTGACTGCGCCCGTGGACAGTACCTTCAATCCGGATCGTCCGGAAATGCTGCTGCCGATCAACCTTGGCCCGATCACCCGCATGGCCAAGGTCGTCGAAGGCGATCAGAAAACCGCGATTCTGGTGTTGGGGCACAGCGACGTTGCCAGCGACACCAACCTGAAAATCAGCCAGCAGCGCGCCCAGTCGGTCGCGGCGATCTTCCGCTTGAGCGGTCTTGAGCGTAATCGTCTGAACCTGCGCGGCATGGGGGCGGTAATGCCTCGTGCAGCGGATGACAGCGCTGCGGGTCGTGCGCTGAACCGTCGTGTTGAAATCATCATGACGCCGCAGGACACCATGGTCGCGCTGATGGCCAAGTACAACCTGCCGCCATCCCCGACGCTGGTGGCCGTGCAGCAACAAGCCAAGCCTGCCGTAGCGCCTGCTCCAGCGGCCGCCGCGCCGGCTAAATCCGCAACGCCTGCGAAGAAGGCGACCGCTGCCAAAGCGCCTGCCGCGAAAAAAGCCCCGGTGAAAAAAGCAGCCCCTGCCAAGGCCAAGCCTGCACCGGCAAAAGCAGCGGCCAAGAAACCGGCTGCGGACGCCCAAGCGAGTGCCAACTGA
- a CDS encoding serine hydrolase domain-containing protein, with amino-acid sequence MQIQGHFELQFEAVRDAFAALFDDPQERGAALCVQIGGETVLDLWSGTADKDGAQAWHTDTIANLFSCTKTFTAVTALQMVGEGKLNLDEPVSRLWPEFAAAGKQSITLRQLLCHQAGLPAIRNLLPAEALYDWQAMTDALAAEEPWWTPGQGHGYAAITYGWLVGEVIRRADGRGPGEAIAARITRPLGLDFHVGLPDEEFHRVAHIARGKGNMGDEAAQRLVQTTMREPTSMTARAFTNPPSVMTSTNKPEWRRMQQPAANGHGNARSLAGFYSALLDGSLLEADLINELTREHSIGQDKTLLTQTRFGLGCMLDQQTVPNATFGLGGKSFGHPGAGGSVGFADPERDVAFGFVTNTLGPYVLMDPRAQGLVRTLAECLQ; translated from the coding sequence GTGCAGATTCAAGGTCATTTCGAGCTTCAATTCGAAGCCGTGCGCGACGCGTTCGCCGCGCTGTTCGACGATCCTCAGGAGCGTGGCGCGGCACTGTGCGTGCAGATTGGCGGAGAGACTGTTCTCGATCTGTGGTCGGGCACGGCAGACAAGGACGGCGCGCAGGCCTGGCACACCGACACGATTGCCAACCTGTTCTCCTGCACCAAGACGTTTACCGCTGTCACTGCCCTGCAGATGGTGGGTGAAGGCAAGCTGAATCTGGATGAACCGGTGTCGCGCCTGTGGCCCGAGTTTGCGGCAGCGGGCAAGCAGTCGATCACCTTGCGGCAGTTGCTCTGCCATCAGGCGGGGCTTCCGGCCATTCGCAACCTGCTGCCGGCCGAAGCGCTGTACGACTGGCAGGCCATGACGGATGCACTGGCGGCGGAGGAGCCGTGGTGGACGCCGGGGCAGGGCCATGGCTATGCGGCGATCACGTACGGCTGGCTGGTGGGCGAAGTGATTCGTCGCGCCGACGGACGCGGGCCGGGTGAGGCCATCGCTGCGCGCATCACGCGACCGTTGGGCCTGGATTTCCATGTGGGCCTGCCGGACGAGGAATTCCATCGCGTCGCACACATCGCGCGGGGCAAGGGCAACATGGGTGACGAGGCTGCTCAGCGTCTGGTTCAGACGACGATGCGCGAGCCCACGTCGATGACCGCCCGAGCGTTCACCAATCCGCCGTCGGTGATGACCAGCACTAACAAACCCGAGTGGCGGCGCATGCAACAACCGGCTGCCAACGGCCACGGTAACGCCCGCAGTCTGGCCGGTTTTTACAGCGCGCTGCTTGACGGCAGCCTGCTGGAAGCCGACCTGATCAACGAGCTGACCCGCGAGCACAGCATCGGTCAGGACAAGACCCTGCTCACCCAGACACGTTTTGGGTTGGGCTGCATGCTCGATCAGCAAACCGTGCCCAACGCCACGTTCGGGCTGGGCGGGAAATCCTTCGGTCATCCGGGGGCGGGAGGGTCGGTAGGGTTCGCCGACCCCGAGCGCGATGTGGCCTTTGGCTTCGTCACCAACACCTTGGGCCCCTATGTGCTGATGGACCCGCGCGCACAAGGTCTGGTTCGGACGCTTGCTGAGTGTTTGCAATAA
- the dinG gene encoding ATP-dependent DNA helicase DinG: protein MISTELKSQIQGAYSRFLEAKSLKPRYGQRLMIAEVAKVLGDIDTDEEGRRTGDPAVVAVEAGTGTGKTVAYAIAAIPTAKAAGKRLVIATATVALQEQIVHKDLPDLMRNSGLNFTFSLAKGRGRYMCLSKLDVLLQEGNAQSATAQLFEEEGFKIEVDEASQKLFTTMIEKLAGNKWDGDRDSWPQELADQDWARLTTDHSQCTNRHCPNFQQCAFYKAREGMGKVDVIVTNHDMVLADLALGGGAVLPDPRDTLYVFDEGHHLPDKAIGHFAHFSRLRSTADWLEQTAKNLTKLLAQHPLPGDLGKLIEQVPELAREIKTHQQFMFTACEQLADFKAGEDMEGRERPRHRFVGGVVPEHMREMGIELKKGFARLDDLFTRLTELLKEGMDGEVNIGIASHQAEEWYPLFGSLLARAHGNWELWTAFTAEDPENSPPMARWLTLADSGSLFDIEVNASPILAAEMLRRNLWNVAYGALVTSATLTALGKFDRYRMRAGLPKDAVTAVVPSPFHHADAGVLRVPDLKADPRNAAEHTAAIIRELPDLVEGSKGTLVLFSSRKQMQEVFDGLERDWRKRVFIQGNLSKQETLNKHKARVDGGDESVLFGLASFAEGVDLPGAYCEHVVIAKIPFAVPDDPVEAALAEWIEARGGNPFMEIAVPDASLRLIQACGRLLRTEKDRGIITLLDRRVVTQRYGKAILNALPPFRREIS, encoded by the coding sequence ATGATCAGTACCGAACTCAAATCCCAGATTCAGGGCGCCTATTCGCGTTTCCTCGAAGCCAAAAGCCTCAAGCCTCGCTACGGCCAGCGTTTGATGATTGCCGAGGTGGCCAAGGTGCTGGGGGACATCGACACCGATGAAGAGGGGCGCCGCACGGGTGACCCCGCGGTGGTTGCGGTTGAGGCCGGAACGGGTACGGGCAAGACGGTGGCGTACGCCATCGCGGCGATTCCCACGGCCAAGGCAGCGGGCAAACGGCTGGTCATTGCGACTGCAACCGTCGCGCTGCAGGAGCAGATTGTCCACAAGGACCTGCCCGACCTGATGCGCAACAGCGGCCTGAACTTCACCTTCTCGCTGGCCAAGGGGCGAGGGCGCTACATGTGCCTGTCCAAGCTCGACGTGTTGTTGCAGGAAGGCAACGCACAAAGCGCCACCGCACAATTGTTCGAGGAAGAAGGCTTCAAGATCGAGGTCGATGAGGCCAGTCAGAAACTCTTCACCACCATGATCGAAAAGCTCGCGGGCAATAAGTGGGACGGCGACCGCGACAGCTGGCCCCAGGAACTCGCGGATCAGGACTGGGCACGACTGACCACCGATCACAGCCAATGCACCAACCGGCACTGCCCGAACTTTCAGCAGTGCGCCTTCTATAAAGCCCGTGAAGGCATGGGCAAAGTCGACGTGATCGTGACCAACCATGACATGGTGCTGGCCGACCTGGCGTTGGGTGGCGGTGCCGTGCTGCCCGATCCTCGCGACACCCTCTACGTGTTCGACGAAGGCCATCACCTGCCGGACAAGGCGATCGGCCATTTCGCCCATTTCAGCCGTTTGCGTTCCACCGCCGACTGGCTTGAACAGACCGCCAAAAACCTCACCAAATTGCTGGCTCAGCACCCGCTGCCCGGCGATCTGGGCAAGCTCATCGAGCAGGTGCCGGAACTGGCCCGCGAGATCAAGACCCACCAGCAGTTCATGTTCACGGCGTGTGAGCAACTGGCCGATTTCAAAGCCGGCGAAGACATGGAAGGCCGTGAGCGTCCTCGCCATCGTTTCGTTGGCGGCGTGGTGCCCGAGCACATGCGCGAGATGGGCATCGAGCTGAAGAAGGGTTTTGCGCGGCTCGACGACCTGTTCACCCGCCTCACTGAACTCCTCAAGGAAGGCATGGACGGCGAGGTCAACATCGGCATCGCCAGCCATCAGGCGGAGGAGTGGTATCCGTTGTTCGGCAGCCTGTTGGCGCGGGCACATGGTAACTGGGAACTGTGGACCGCGTTCACCGCCGAAGACCCGGAAAACAGCCCGCCCATGGCGCGCTGGCTGACGTTGGCCGACAGCGGTTCGCTGTTCGACATCGAAGTCAATGCCAGCCCGATCCTGGCGGCGGAAATGCTCCGTCGCAATCTGTGGAATGTCGCTTACGGCGCGCTGGTCACTTCCGCGACGCTGACCGCCTTGGGCAAGTTCGACCGCTACCGCATGCGCGCCGGTCTGCCCAAAGATGCAGTCACGGCCGTGGTGCCAAGCCCGTTTCATCACGCTGATGCCGGTGTCTTGCGGGTCCCGGACCTCAAGGCGGACCCGCGCAACGCTGCGGAACACACGGCTGCAATCATTCGCGAGTTGCCGGATCTGGTCGAAGGCTCCAAAGGCACGCTGGTGCTGTTCTCATCGCGCAAGCAGATGCAGGAAGTCTTCGATGGGCTTGAACGCGACTGGCGCAAGCGGGTGTTCATTCAGGGCAACCTGTCCAAGCAAGAGACCCTCAACAAGCACAAGGCGCGGGTCGACGGCGGCGATGAGAGCGTGCTGTTCGGCCTCGCCAGTTTCGCCGAGGGGGTCGACCTGCCCGGTGCCTACTGCGAACACGTGGTCATCGCCAAGATTCCCTTCGCGGTGCCCGACGATCCGGTCGAAGCGGCTCTGGCGGAATGGATCGAAGCGCGGGGTGGCAATCCGTTCATGGAAATCGCCGTGCCCGATGCCTCGCTGCGTTTGATTCAGGCCTGCGGGCGGCTGCTGCGCACCGAGAAAGACCGCGGCATCATCACGCTGCTGGACCGGCGCGTCGTGACCCAGCGTTACGGCAAAGCCATCCTCAACGCGCTGCCGCCGTTTCGACGGGAAATTTCCTAA
- a CDS encoding DUF2269 family protein produces the protein MSPVAFVYVLHVFSAVLWVGGMFFAWMILRPAVIAALEGPARLKLWVQVFPRFFVWVWCAVIMLPVTGIGMINLNFSGFQTAPRYVQVMIGLYVVMVALFLRISTLNLPNLRKAVAAEQWADGAAALGGIRRLVGINLIVGIAVIAIAAARPGF, from the coding sequence ATGTCACCTGTAGCCTTTGTCTACGTACTGCACGTATTTTCTGCCGTCCTGTGGGTAGGCGGGATGTTTTTTGCCTGGATGATTCTGCGACCAGCGGTCATCGCCGCCCTGGAAGGCCCGGCCCGCCTGAAGCTGTGGGTGCAGGTGTTTCCGCGTTTCTTCGTCTGGGTGTGGTGCGCGGTGATTATGCTGCCGGTCACCGGGATCGGCATGATCAACCTCAACTTCAGCGGCTTTCAGACCGCGCCTCGCTACGTGCAAGTCATGATCGGGCTGTATGTGGTGATGGTGGCGTTGTTTCTGCGCATCTCGACGCTGAACCTGCCGAACCTGCGCAAAGCCGTCGCGGCGGAGCAATGGGCCGACGGTGCCGCTGCGTTGGGTGGAATTCGGCGGTTGGTGGGGATCAACCTGATCGTGGGGATTGCCGTGATTGCCATTGCTGCGGCACGGCCCGGGTTTTGA
- a CDS encoding collagen-like protein, translating into MRNALLMTASLLSALSSSLVMAQALTVEPHSLMRLPSNASVLKLDRLDVADYGTLLIPAGLVEVQVGQLVMGHESRIAIVPSAEPFKLDVKQGNLGSGAQITARGAPGTFQKSPLPGRNLNVRIEQLSADVLSIDARGGAGSPGYVGLDGGNGQDPGCTWGSASRGYDGDNGGNGRDGAPGALVRLELPQAFPDDRVKVNVQGGAGGAGGEGGRGGKGGASKGCVVYRADGAKSGKNGDKGQTGATGPAGSVSVRKL; encoded by the coding sequence ATGCGTAACGCGTTACTGATGACGGCGAGCCTGCTGTCGGCCCTGAGCAGTTCTCTGGTGATGGCCCAGGCTCTCACGGTTGAGCCGCATTCGCTGATGCGCCTGCCCAGCAACGCCAGTGTGTTGAAGCTGGACCGTCTGGACGTGGCCGATTACGGCACCTTGCTGATCCCGGCAGGCCTGGTCGAAGTGCAGGTCGGTCAGTTGGTGATGGGGCATGAGTCGCGCATCGCCATCGTGCCAAGCGCGGAGCCGTTCAAGCTGGACGTCAAACAGGGCAACCTGGGCTCTGGTGCTCAAATCACCGCCCGTGGTGCACCGGGGACCTTCCAGAAATCGCCGCTGCCGGGTCGCAACCTGAACGTGCGCATTGAGCAACTGAGTGCTGACGTCTTGTCGATTGATGCGCGCGGCGGTGCAGGTTCGCCGGGGTATGTCGGTCTTGACGGTGGCAATGGCCAGGACCCTGGTTGCACGTGGGGATCGGCAAGCCGGGGGTATGACGGCGACAACGGCGGCAATGGCCGTGACGGTGCGCCGGGGGCTTTGGTGCGACTGGAGCTGCCTCAGGCATTTCCGGACGACCGCGTGAAGGTGAACGTGCAAGGCGGTGCCGGTGGCGCAGGCGGCGAGGGCGGTCGCGGTGGCAAGGGCGGCGCCTCCAAGGGTTGCGTGGTTTACCGTGCCGATGGCGCCAAGTCAGGCAAGAACGGCGATAAAGGCCAGACTGGGGCCACCGGGCCTGCGGGATCGGTTAGCGTTCGCAAGCTGTAA
- a CDS encoding DUF1145 domain-containing protein, translated as MKVVWGLGKVLTLGFWAVVLVSQAAVLPVPFGMLLKLAGSLLLLTHVMELFLFNGSLRGRLHPWSDRLQILIFGIFHLQSFGRRQAEVHHA; from the coding sequence ATGAAGGTGGTTTGGGGGTTGGGTAAAGTCTTGACGTTGGGGTTCTGGGCGGTGGTGCTGGTCAGTCAGGCCGCCGTTTTGCCGGTGCCTTTCGGTATGTTGCTCAAGCTGGCGGGCAGCCTCTTGCTGCTGACGCATGTGATGGAACTGTTTCTCTTCAACGGCAGCCTGCGGGGGCGTTTGCATCCATGGTCCGACCGCTTGCAGATTTTGATTTTCGGTATTTTCCACCTGCAATCCTTCGGTCGCCGCCAGGCAGAGGTTCACCATGCGTAA
- a CDS encoding OmpA family protein, with the protein MSMIRTALPLILVTSVLTGCAGLQKTDWPLCAAGGALSGAAIGAFQSASVAAGFGAAVGVMAGAYCYAHGDGDDDGDGVLNSVDKCPNTPKGTPVDATGCPIVTPAPEPAAAPVVLPKEEVITIRDVHFEFNKATLTPSDKQQLDMVATKLKTEAPNVQLHVSGHTDSVGSDAYNQKLSEKRAHSVTDYLISSGIARSSFVSVEGDGEARPVADNKTAEGRALNRRVEIKINR; encoded by the coding sequence ATGAGCATGATTCGGACAGCGTTACCTCTGATTTTGGTTACCAGTGTATTGACGGGCTGTGCCGGCTTGCAAAAGACCGACTGGCCTCTGTGTGCTGCCGGTGGCGCGCTGAGTGGTGCCGCGATCGGCGCCTTCCAGTCCGCTTCGGTGGCGGCGGGCTTCGGCGCGGCAGTGGGCGTGATGGCCGGCGCGTATTGCTACGCTCACGGCGACGGTGATGATGACGGCGATGGCGTGCTGAACAGCGTCGACAAGTGCCCGAACACGCCGAAAGGTACGCCAGTGGATGCGACGGGTTGCCCGATCGTGACCCCGGCGCCTGAGCCAGCGGCTGCCCCGGTCGTGCTGCCTAAGGAAGAAGTGATCACGATCCGTGATGTGCATTTCGAGTTCAACAAAGCAACCCTGACCCCAAGCGACAAGCAACAGCTGGACATGGTAGCGACCAAGCTGAAAACCGAGGCACCGAACGTGCAGCTGCACGTGAGTGGTCACACGGACAGCGTGGGCAGCGACGCCTACAACCAGAAGCTGTCGGAAAAACGTGCGCATTCGGTCACGGATTATCTGATCAGCTCGGGTATCGCGCGCAGTTCGTTCGTGTCGGTTGAAGGCGATGGCGAAGCCCGTCCGGTAGCGGACAACAAAACGGCTGAAGGTCGTGCGTTGAACCGTCGTGTCGAGATCAAAATCAATCGTTGA
- a CDS encoding DUF6231 family protein: MTDSFSTRTPQQALAALLDRYAPKRLLLIGATTFPALQAFQDAHPDTELTHAAPGALPTEIARQRYDLALAVDCLEHLPKRAGLELLGGIRNLNASRIAVLADMTACGWQTTDFYSLALQASERFARDKQVLTLFTYDLREYKQVPDWLNAKFWANPENFGKYWW, from the coding sequence ATGACCGACAGTTTCTCCACCCGCACGCCCCAGCAAGCGCTCGCCGCCCTGCTCGACCGCTATGCACCCAAGCGTTTGTTGCTGATTGGCGCGACGACTTTTCCTGCGCTGCAAGCGTTTCAGGATGCCCATCCGGACACCGAACTGACGCACGCCGCGCCAGGGGCATTGCCCACTGAAATCGCCCGTCAGCGTTATGATCTGGCGCTGGCCGTCGATTGCCTCGAACACCTCCCCAAACGCGCGGGTCTGGAATTGCTCGGCGGCATACGCAACCTCAACGCCAGCCGCATCGCCGTGCTGGCGGACATGACGGCCTGCGGCTGGCAGACGACGGATTTCTATTCGCTGGCCTTGCAAGCAAGCGAACGCTTCGCCCGGGACAAGCAGGTGCTGACGCTGTTCACCTACGATCTGCGGGAATACAAACAGGTGCCGGACTGGCTGAACGCGAAGTTCTGGGCCAACCCGGAAAACTTTGGCAAATATTGGTGGTGA
- a CDS encoding YchJ family protein, which produces MSSAICPCGSGDLLDGCCGRYHAGLPAPCAEALMRSRYSAYVLGLVDYLLDTTLPVQKNSLDRDSIQQWSAQSTWLGLEVESAELLGGKPEHAFVTFTARWHDATGEHSHRERSAFVQNNGRWYFIDPTVQLKAGRNDACPCGSEQKFKKCCSAYMA; this is translated from the coding sequence ATGAGCAGTGCAATTTGTCCCTGTGGCAGCGGCGACCTTCTGGATGGCTGCTGCGGTCGCTATCACGCGGGGCTGCCCGCGCCGTGCGCCGAGGCGTTGATGCGCTCGCGGTACAGCGCTTATGTGTTAGGTCTGGTGGATTACCTGCTGGACACGACGTTGCCGGTGCAGAAAAACAGCCTGGACCGCGACTCGATTCAGCAGTGGAGCGCGCAAAGCACGTGGTTGGGGCTTGAGGTGGAAAGCGCCGAGTTACTGGGCGGCAAACCCGAGCACGCGTTCGTCACCTTCACCGCACGCTGGCATGACGCGACAGGCGAACACAGCCATCGCGAGCGCTCGGCGTTCGTGCAGAACAATGGCCGCTGGTACTTCATCGACCCGACCGTGCAACTCAAGGCCGGTCGCAACGACGCCTGCCCGTGCGGGAGCGAGCAGAAGTTCAAGAAGTGCTGCTCGGCCTACATGGCCTGA
- a CDS encoding LEA type 2 family protein, translating into MVFQASIFRIVALFVALAVSGCSTFSSSDVRDPDVKLLKVDVVKARLLKQDMKLRFRIDNPNDSDLWVRGLRYKVILNDILIADGEYSDWFIVKANGHKNFSVPIRTNLWEHLKDVTRMLGKPKQPIHYRLEGKLKTGFLFGDSVRIGRDGDIIPGDLIPE; encoded by the coding sequence ATGGTGTTTCAGGCAAGCATATTCAGAATCGTCGCCCTTTTCGTGGCGCTGGCGGTGTCGGGCTGCTCGACGTTTTCCAGCAGCGATGTCAGAGACCCGGACGTCAAACTGCTCAAGGTGGACGTGGTCAAGGCCAGGTTACTGAAGCAAGACATGAAACTGCGCTTTCGCATCGATAACCCCAACGACTCCGATCTGTGGGTACGGGGGCTGCGATATAAGGTCATTCTTAACGACATCCTGATTGCGGACGGCGAATACAGCGACTGGTTCATCGTCAAGGCCAACGGCCACAAGAACTTCTCGGTGCCGATCCGCACCAACCTGTGGGAACACCTCAAGGATGTCACCCGGATGCTCGGCAAGCCCAAGCAGCCTATTCATTACCGACTGGAAGGCAAGCTCAAGACCGGATTTTTATTCGGAGACAGCGTGCGTATTGGTCGCGATGGCGACATAATTCCCGGCGATTTGATTCCGGAGTAA
- a CDS encoding SEC-C metal-binding domain-containing protein, whose amino-acid sequence MSNQPHVHGPDCDHDHDHHDHHHDHGHGHVHGPHCNHEPQEPVRNALKDVGRNDPCPCGSDKKFKKCHGA is encoded by the coding sequence ATGAGCAACCAACCCCACGTGCACGGTCCTGATTGCGACCACGATCACGACCACCACGACCACCATCATGACCACGGTCACGGTCACGTGCACGGCCCGCACTGCAACCATGAGCCTCAAGAGCCTGTGCGCAACGCGCTGAAAGACGTGGGCCGCAACGACCCGTGCCCGTGCGGCAGCGACAAGAAATTCAAGAAATGCCACGGCGCCTGA